The DNA window CCCAGAATAGGGTCCAGTGTGGCGCCCCAGCTGTAGGAGCGTACAGCTTCGTCTGTAGCCTGGCTGGGAAAGGCGGCCTGATTACCTTCTACGGTGTAATCGAAGGCTTCAGTTTGCATGTTGTTATACAAGGCTGCAGTAAGAGCCTGTATGCCCGAAAGAGAGCCATAGGCGGCATCATCGGAGATGATGTCCTGTGCTTTTCTTTCCAGGAAGTCTTTGTTGCAGGAAGCTGATAGTGTCAGCAGCAGCGCAAAGGATATATGTTTATATACTTTTCTCATGATGTTAGGTTGAATGAATCAATAGATGATCAGAATTGCAGGTTGAGGCCCAGTGTCAGCACTCTTTGCTGCGGATAGTATTTACCGTTGCCGGCAGCGTTGGTGCCATCGTTGGTAGGCATTTCCGGATCTATGAATTTCAGGTTGTCGAAGGTGAACAGGTTTTGGCCGGAGAAGTAGAATCGCAGTTGCTCTATGCCTACGCCGCTGAGGATAGACTTAGGCAATGCATACCCAAATTCCAGCGTTTTCAGGCGGAGATAGGAGGCATCTTTCAGCCAGAAGGAAGACACACCTTTGTTGTTGTCGAGGCCATTGGCGATGGTGGAAGGATATTTGCCCGGCACCCATTCGCTTTGCGGATCATAGATGTCTTTACGATGCCAGCGGTCTGTGAAGAAAGCATAGGCATTGCTGCCGTTGCTGAACGGATCTCTCATGGCGCCATCTATGAGTACGCTGTAGTTGGCTGCACCCTGGAACAGCATCGTGAGGCTGAATCCTTTCCAGGAGGCGGAAAGATTGAGGCCGTAGTATAATTCAGGGTTGTTACCCCTTCCGATAACAGTGCGGTCGTTGCCATCGATGATGCCGTCGCCGTTCAGGTCTTCGTATTTGATATCGCCTGGTTTGATTGTGGTGTTGCCCTTTCTGTCCTGGATAGCCCAGCTAGCAATTTCTTCCTGGCTCTGGAACTGGCCTGCAGCCTTGTATCCCCAGATCATGTTGGTCCATCTCTCGGAGGTATTGTCTCTCCAGTTGGACAACGCGTTGGTGGAGCTGGCACGTTCTACATATATATTTTTGGTGCGGGTCCAGGTGATGTTGGGGGAAACATTGAGCAGGATGTTACCGATTTTTTTGTTGTAGCCCAACACCAGTTCAAAGCCCTGTGTACGGTCGCTGTTAAGGTTTTCTTCCGGTAAGGTGGCACCGTAAGTGCCAGGCAGGGAGAGTGATCTTTGGGCGAACAGGCCGGTCCTTTTACGGGAGAAATAGTCCAGCTCAATGGTGAACATATTTTGGAGGAAGCCGGCTTCAAAGCCGATATTGGCTGTGGTGGCGTTAAACCAGGTAATCATCGGATTGGGGATACCGGATGGGTTGAGGCCACTCACGATATTTTTACCGAAGATATAACCACCGCTGGGATATTTGTAACCCGTGAGATACTGGAAAGGCGGTGTGGTACCGTCATCTCCCATCTGGCCCCAGGAACCTCTGATTTTAAGGTTATTGACGGTGCGGGCAATATTCCGGAAGAAGGCTTCATCACTCAGTCTCCAGCCGGCGGATACAGTAGGGAAGAAACCCCATCTGTGCTCAGGTGCCAGCTTGTAGGAGCCGTCGTAGCGGAAGCCCAGCTCCAGCAGGTAGCGGTCTTTGTAGTCGTAGTTGACCCTGCCCACATAGCCCATGTAAGCGGCTTCGCTGGCTTTACCGTTGTTTTTTTGGTTGGTGCTGGCACCCGCAAATAGCTGGTCCAGTGCATCCAGTGCAAACTCACGATAGGCACTGAATTCATTTTTGGTGGTCTGGTTCTGTTCAAACAACAGCAGGCCTTTGACGTGATGATCACGGGCGAAGGTTCTGGTATAGTTGAGAGACAGTTGTAGCAGGCTGTTGTCTTCCTGTTGCTGGTCCTGCGACAGATTGGAAGGAGAATTGCCTAGATAACCCGGCTCATATTTTTTCGTAGCGGCGTTATAGTTATACAGGTTAAACTGTTTTACCCATTTTTTATTGTTGGCTGTACCTGACTGGTAGGAGTAGAGTGCTTTGGCGCTCAGCCCGTCCACAAACGGTATGTCGTAGGTAAGGGCTGCAATGCCGCTGAGGTAGCGGAATTTCTGAGCGGAATATCCTGAATAGTCACTGTTCATAGATGCCAGTACGTTCTGGCTGAAATTGGTCACTGCGTAATAGTCGGGGTTGTTGTTGGCGTACAGCGAGTAGGTAGGGTAGGCGCGTTGTACCTGGTCCATCAGCGTAACGGCTTCGGCGGCCGGATAGTGGCGGTTTTCGAGGCGGCCGCCCAGGTTGAGCTCTGCGGTGAGGCGTTTGCTGATTTTGGTGCTGATGTTACTGCGGAAGTTGTAGCGGTTGAAACGGGTGTCGCCGCTTTTCCACATCCCTTCCTGGTTGAGATAACCGAGGGAGAAGAAGTAGCGGGTAGCTTCCGTGCCACCATTGACATT is part of the Chitinophaga flava genome and encodes:
- a CDS encoding TonB-dependent receptor, which encodes MKLITILLTVFCINVSAGVFAQHITVSAKNKPLESVFAMIEQQSHYTFVYRDEWLTGTKPVNLSISGGSIDQVMKAALQQQPLAYEIIDNTVIVTRKASNSSPAPIQTLASINGRVTDEKGNPLAYVNIGIKGTQKGTHTDEQGSFKLDVRETDVLVFSLVGYTPREITVGQQTVINISLVAAISDLNQIVVVGYGTQKKVNITGSVASVKGQEIAKSPVTNICNSLAGRLPGIRAIQNSGEPGKDGARIDIRGFGDALVIVDGVPSSFEQLDPSEIESISILKDAAAAVYGIKAANGVVLVTTKRGNLSRPKITYSTYAGLQSNTRYPRYVNAAEFAELTDESQINQGLAPVYGADKVQQYREGKPGFESTDWYKAAIRKNTPQQYHNLNVNGGTEATRYFFSLGYLNQEGMWKSGDTRFNRYNFRSNISTKISKRLTAELNLGGRLENRHYPAAEAVTLMDQVQRAYPTYSLYANNNPDYYAVTNFSQNVLASMNSDYSGYSAQKFRYLSGIAALTYDIPFVDGLSAKALYSYQSGTANNKKWVKQFNLYNYNAATKKYEPGYLGNSPSNLSQDQQQEDNSLLQLSLNYTRTFARDHHVKGLLLFEQNQTTKNEFSAYREFALDALDQLFAGASTNQKNNGKASEAAYMGYVGRVNYDYKDRYLLELGFRYDGSYKLAPEHRWGFFPTVSAGWRLSDEAFFRNIARTVNNLKIRGSWGQMGDDGTTPPFQYLTGYKYPSGGYIFGKNIVSGLNPSGIPNPMITWFNATTANIGFEAGFLQNMFTIELDYFSRKRTGLFAQRSLSLPGTYGATLPEENLNSDRTQGFELVLGYNKKIGNILLNVSPNITWTRTKNIYVERASSTNALSNWRDNTSERWTNMIWGYKAAGQFQSQEEIASWAIQDRKGNTTIKPGDIKYEDLNGDGIIDGNDRTVIGRGNNPELYYGLNLSASWKGFSLTMLFQGAANYSVLIDGAMRDPFSNGSNAYAFFTDRWHRKDIYDPQSEWVPGKYPSTIANGLDNNKGVSSFWLKDASYLRLKTLEFGYALPKSILSGVGIEQLRFYFSGQNLFTFDNLKFIDPEMPTNDGTNAAGNGKYYPQQRVLTLGLNLQF